In Myxococcales bacterium, a single genomic region encodes these proteins:
- a CDS encoding TolC family protein translates to MVAWFAAAAQADGLTLTIDEAIARVEPAAETLAAGREDLARARAQIDVAKAGRLPTVTGSASFQRTLVSEFGSVSFQLPGINPGDPPQQIDLPIGQRNVWRVGVNVTQPLYDGGRARSSIALARVSADATELGLSGQRTALVFTVAQAYWDTALAVRAVEIGEAGLASAEETLAQTQLSFANQAAAEFDVVRAQVARDNLATGLIQLAAQRDIAMMTLARLIDAPLDQPIALATPLEIDDGGLAVGAGAGVAGPAGAPSVAVAQAELDVAAREAALRLTRAERLPQVNASTDLGAVDYPDDIHPFNTDWRASWTIGVGVSVPIFDGFRRRATAASARREVAAARARLADVRERVAVDARVVDAQVAAATATWDQARRTVEQARRAFAIAELRFAQGASSHLELVDARNQLEQAELNRARSARDVRVATLRRDLLAGLPLGAGGP, encoded by the coding sequence GTGGTGGCATGGTTCGCCGCCGCGGCCCAGGCCGACGGCCTGACGCTGACGATCGACGAGGCCATCGCGCGGGTCGAGCCCGCCGCCGAGACGCTGGCCGCTGGGCGCGAGGATCTGGCGCGGGCCCGCGCGCAGATCGACGTGGCCAAGGCGGGCCGGCTGCCGACGGTGACCGGCTCGGCGTCGTTCCAGCGCACGCTGGTGTCGGAGTTCGGCAGCGTGTCGTTCCAGCTCCCGGGCATCAACCCGGGTGATCCGCCGCAGCAGATCGATCTCCCGATCGGTCAGCGCAACGTCTGGCGGGTCGGCGTCAACGTCACCCAGCCGCTCTACGACGGCGGCCGGGCCCGGAGCTCGATCGCGCTGGCCCGGGTCAGCGCCGACGCGACCGAGCTCGGCCTGTCCGGCCAGCGGACCGCGCTGGTGTTCACGGTGGCGCAGGCGTACTGGGACACCGCGCTCGCCGTGCGCGCCGTCGAGATCGGCGAGGCCGGGCTGGCCTCGGCCGAGGAGACCCTGGCCCAGACCCAGCTGTCGTTCGCCAACCAGGCCGCGGCCGAGTTCGATGTGGTCCGGGCCCAGGTCGCGCGCGACAACCTCGCGACCGGGCTCATCCAGCTGGCCGCGCAGCGCGACATCGCGATGATGACGCTGGCCCGGCTGATCGACGCGCCCCTCGACCAGCCGATCGCCCTGGCGACGCCGCTCGAGATCGACGACGGCGGGCTCGCGGTCGGCGCCGGGGCTGGCGTCGCGGGCCCGGCCGGCGCGCCGTCGGTCGCGGTGGCCCAGGCCGAGCTCGACGTCGCCGCGCGCGAGGCGGCGCTGCGCCTGACCCGGGCCGAGCGCCTGCCGCAGGTGAACGCGTCGACCGATCTCGGCGCGGTCGACTACCCCGACGACATCCACCCGTTCAACACCGACTGGCGCGCCAGCTGGACGATCGGCGTCGGCGTGTCGGTGCCGATCTTCGACGGCTTCCGCCGCCGCGCCACCGCGGCCAGCGCCCGGCGTGAGGTGGCGGCGGCCCGGGCTCGGCTCGCCGACGTCCGCGAGCGGGTCGCGGTCGACGCGCGCGTCGTCGACGCGCAGGTCGCCGCCGCCACCGCCACCTGGGACCAGGCCCGCCGCACCGTCGAGCAGGCCCGGCGCGCGTTCGCGATCGCCGAGCTGCGGTTCGCGCAGGGCGCGTCGTCGCACCTCGAGCTGGTCGACGCCCGCAACCAGCTCGAACAGGCCGAGCTCAACCGCGCGCGCTCGGCGCGCGACGTCCGCGTCGCCACGCTGCGGCGCGATCTGCTGGCCGGGCTCCCGCTCGGCGCTGGAGGACCGTGA